A stretch of the Theileria equi strain WA chromosome 1, complete sequence genome encodes the following:
- a CDS encoding hypothetical protein (encoded by transcript BEWA_032360A) — MNTMTVPSEQRDTDYARDKHEGNALFNAGDIDGAIECWSKPMRSLTFILSKGEDFGATPGDSPENSTIQDKSENGDSKGKEPTNWEKFVSLYVALSLNLSLAYLKKGEYNKCIQYCESVLEREKNNAKAFFRAIQASIKLGNYKNAQQYCKQALIYHPNGEDFQSLKQRINSYMLKDEKARQKVMRNMIKSMDDPRITKKMSIVCHILAIINKLWALVFGAAKHYSHKLFGLKSKIF; from the coding sequence ATGAACACTATGACTGTGCCCAGTGAACAAAGGGACACCGACTACGCACGTGACAAGCACGAAGGAAACGCTCTATTTAACGCTGGAGATATCGATGGAGCAATTGAATGTTGGTCAAAACCCATGCGTTCACTAACCTTTATCCTAAGCAAGGGTGAAGATTTTGGTGCCACTCCTGGAGATAGTCCAGAGAATTCCACAATTCAAGACAAGTCTGAAAATGGTGACTCTAAAGGTAAAGAACCCACAAATTgggaaaagtttgtttcGTTATACGTTGCTCTATCTCTAAACCTTTCCTTGGCATATCTTAAAAAGGGAGAGTATAACAAGTGTATTCAATACTGTGAATCTGTATTAGAACGTGAGAAGAATAATGCAAAGGCGTTCTTTAGAGCTATTCAAGCCAGCATTAAACTCGGAAATTATAAAAACGCACAACAATATTGCAAACAAGCCCTCATTTATCATCCGAATGGAGAAGACTTCCAATCACTCAAACAGCGTATCAACTCCTACATGCtcaaggatgaaaaggcACGCCAAAAGGTTATGCGAAATATGATCAAAAGTATGGACGACCCTAGGATAACTAAAAAAATGTCAATAGTTTGCCACATTCTTGCGATTATCAACAAGCTATGGGCACTCGTATTTGGAGCCGCTAAACACTATTCACATAAATTATTTGGGCTAAAGAGTAAAATTTTCTAA
- a CDS encoding serine/threonine protein phosphatase family member protein (encoded by transcript BEWA_032380A) → MEVVVTGGHMEASVSLGDTVMVYGFKGIVKYLHGGCGPAQGAIVDPKSIVGVELDKRIPQCTNGTFNGTQCFVSNSETALFVPLRSVQKYREDEAAATRIQANVRAFLGRLKFLKELSFIFWDHMENLQEFKTLDTKKNVSVPIIEYIKKKYSDQGSLLKDPRIVRKRRFSDTSYEFTVKDYPPSDFNGPKLGNIVTAKFAHELLDMYKSGSCIEVPIDYAQKILLDMLSWYQKNDQGAINYINVPPHENSNLILVGDLHGQLNDLLWIFYKFGPPSSRNVYVFNGDIADRGMNASNIFLLLFAFKLAEPNSVIINRGNHESDDMNESYGFTREVKKKYDGHIYNLFQRVFWELPLAVVIENRIIVVHGGLFRHDDVTLDKINAVNRKRGCPASPDLYDDSIMFDILWSDPQQNKGRDVSTRGVGCIRFGPDITDNFLKLNNLEICIRSHQVPPTLKGIDIAHGGNCVTLFSASNYCQTTHNTGAILIFSQGLKFEAHEYMSPPLESIQMLTNNTNNVTNKIIEAALVREMEAQDTTDTLSRKFLDDVLLKLSELICENKQKVWLYCYKHDINKNGAISPEVWRNGLSELVGMTVPWLFAVKLFRAIDKTTGLVHYNDILKSIYIGFEPVGYNHEHVKRECIAHMFDTMLQSDLSLKEILMIFDRNLDGLVSYSELDEAIRKLNIGLSNPQIKILMRTIFSSCLDGTQDGKADIVEFLSKLKVIYSASIRYNAKEEWMEKALPAIGRVILSNRVETAARYYNPSQAPDEKSIEMGKQEVNRRRSSAIRAFALFQKFQDYDKAGEGILSLDDFVRALKYMDLSKVEEELGFKLTDHHLAEIARMVDVNNSQKINYLEFLQAFYVVDQSKYSVVNEMWDHICSTMYKHKNSLKQALYHYDVNHDGTVYIHEFKEVLYALNDVLGGTKAPLTFEQTEVLVECMDTNNEGMILYNEFLDSFRPMYKSDN, encoded by the exons ATGGAAGTTGTGGTCACTGGTGGTCATATGGAGGCCAGCGTAAGCCTGGGCGACACTGTCATGGTTTACGGCTTCAAGGGCATCGTAAAGTATCTACATGGCGGCTGTGGGCCAGCTCAAGGGGCAATTGTAGACCCAAAATCCATAGTTGGCGTCGAGCTAGACAAGAGGATCCCTCAGTGTACAAATGGGACGTTTAACGGAACGCAGTGCTTTGTTTCAAACAGTGAAACCGCACTTTTCGTACCTCTACGGTCCGTGCAAAAGTACAGAGAAGATGAAGCCGCAGCAACGAGAATTCAAGCCAATGTGCGAGCGTTTTTGGGGAGGCTCAAGTTCCTAAAGGAACTCtccttcatcttctggGACCACATGGAGAATCTACAAGAGTTTAAAACGCTAGACACGAAAAA GAATGTGTCCGTGCCGATCATCGAGTACATTAAAAAGAAGTACTCGGACCAGGGTAGTCTGTTAAAGGATCCAAGGATTGTTCGCAAGAGACGTTTTTCAGACACCAGCTACGAGTTTACCGTAAAGGACTATCCTCCCTCAGACTTCAATGGTCCAAAGTTGGGTAATATTGTCACCGCAAAGTTCGCCCACGAACTCCTGGACATGTACAAGTCCGGGTCATGC ATTGAGGTGCCCATTGACTACGCGCAAAAGATTCTGTTAGACATGCTCTCTTGGTATCAGAAAAATGACCAGGGAGCTATAAACTATATCAATGTGCCTCCTCACGAAAATAGCAACTTGATCCTTGTGGGAGATCTCCATGGTCAGTTGAATGACCTattgtggattttttaCAAGTTTGGGCCGCCGTCTAGTAGGAATGTTTACGTATTCAATGGAGATATTGCAGACAGAGGTATGAACGCTTCTAACATTTTCCTACTCTTATTTGCCTTCAAACTAGCGGAACCAAATTCTGTAATCATAAACAGAGGAAATCATGAATCTGATGATATGAACGAGTCATATGGATTTACTAGAGAGGTAAAAAAGAAGTATGACGGacacatttataatttgTTCCAAAGAGTATTCTGGGAGTTGCCTTTGGCTGTTGTCATTGAAAACAGAATTATAGTTGTGCATGGAGGTCTTTTCCGCCATGATGATGTTACTCTGGATAAGATAAATGCTGTAAATCGCAAACGCGGTTGTCCAGCATCTCCAGATTTATATGATGATAGCATTATGTTTGACATTCTCTGGTCGGATCCTCAGCAGAATAAGGGAAGGGATGTAAGTACTAGAGGTGTAGGGTGTATTAGGTTTGGACCAGATATCACAGATAATTTTCTAAAGCTCAATAATTTAGAAATTTGTATTCGGTCCCACCAGGTTCCACCCACGCTAAAGGGAATTGATATTGCACATGGTGGAAACTGCGTTACTCTTTTTTCAGCCTCAAATTATTGCCAAACTACTCACAATACTGGAGCAATTTTAATTTTCTCGCAAGGTTTAAAGTTTGAAGCACATGAATACATGTCACCGCCACTGGAATCTATACAAATGTTGACAAATAACACCAACAATGTTACAAATAAGATTATAGAAGCTGCATTGGTAAGAGAAATGGAGGCACAAGACACTACGGACACACTTTCCAGGAAATTTTTGGACGATGTCCTCTTAAAATTATCGGAACTTATTTGTGAAAACAAACAAAAGGTTTGGTTGTATTGCTATAAGCATGATATTAATAAAAACGGAGCCATTTCACCAGAGGTATGGAGAAATGGTCTATCTGAACTGGTTGGAATGACAGTCCCTTGGCTGTTTGCTGTTAAGCTTTTCAGGGCCATAGATAAAACCACAGGTTTAGTtcactataatgatattttaaaaagtatATATATCGGCTTTGAGCCTGTTGGGTACAACCATGAACATGTAAAGAGGGAATGTATAGCCCACATGTTTGATACCATGTTACAGTCTGACCTCAGTCTTAAGGAAATCTTAATGATATTCGATCGCAATTTGGATGGTCTCGTCTCATATTCTGAGTTGGACGAGGCTATAAGAAAGTTGAATATTGGACTTTCGAATCCGCAGAtaaagattttaatgagGACCATCTTTTCGAGTTGTTTGGATGGAACTCAAGATGGAAAAGCTGACATTGTTGAGTTTTTGAGTAAACTCAAGGTGATTTATTCCGCTTCCATTCGGTATAATGCCAAGGAGGAATGGATGGAAAAGGCGCTTCCAGCGATCGGGCGTGTAATTTTATCCAACAGAGTTGAGACTGCTGCCAGGTACTATAACCCTAGTCAAGCTCCAGACGAAAAGAGTATTGAGATGGGTAAGCAAGAGGTCAATAGAAGGAGGTCATCCGCCATACGAGCATTCGCCTTGTTTCAAAAGTTCCAAGATTACGACAAGGCAGGAGAGGGAATTTTATCCCTTGATGATTTCGTAAGAGCGCTAAAGTATATGGACTTGAGCAAGGTAGAAGAGGAGCTGGGATTTAAACTCACCGACCATCACCTGGCTGAAATTGCACGAATGGTTGATGTAAACAACTCGCAAAAGATAAACTATCTGGAATTCCTTCAGGCGTTTTACGTTGTTGATCAGAGCAAGTATTCAGTCGTCAATGAG ATGTGGGATCACATTTGCTCAACCATGTACAAGCACAAGAACAGTCTGAAGCAAGCCCTTTATCACTATGATGTCAACCACGACGGAACAGTTTACATTCACGAGTTCAAGGAAGTCCTCTATGCCCTCAATGACGTCTTGGGAGGAACAAAGGCGCCGCTCACATTCGAGCAAACCGAGGTTCTGGTGGAATGCATGGATACAAACAACGAAGGCATGATCCTCTACAATGAGTTTCTCGATTCCTTCAGGCCCATGTACAAGAGTGATAATTAA
- a CDS encoding mitochondrial small ribosomal subunit Rsm22 family member protein (encoded by transcript BEWA_032340A) → MLKTSSLVESASHSQPALTSAHPFQCTGRAHFGFCFDRIPAYKPSKEDQHHELDDVSKTSIKTLPFPEDVKDKLFELVKTTTRKKDIDNIGAYISKRLAARACAELPRILPSVLLDRESESQPFDEQKYSSNPKFREFVNLYKNRFGSNEQAQIELSEAEDARHKNAQISFSPQIAVAYTAHTYFGHYAVLLRIFSEIKKRVPDAKTGKWLFYNAGPGSAIVYVVGTLQSVFRAANTIWDLNSSTDVLIVEGSENLSKVCQHLTPEIKNIRYQYEVYESTELFDVVVLPYCMTNIGGTQSRSLLVKNLWNRLNIGGMMVIVEPGTPTGFRIIHSLREMFISQLKKGNFHFVAPCPHEGICPMALTGRDWCHFSQRIFKIPHYIYKKGAKSKAIEDEKFSYIVVRKSSGPRDTFDDENHAKTTAEKSYFWPRIVLPPLKLGRRVLIDVCSAPHNFKRLIVPKNSPESGGYKHARDAIWGDLWRFTQREEKPIARGYTSDNVKEYLLNKEEREVGRKTPKKVNEKLEKQIEEEMIRNYSS, encoded by the exons ATGCTCAAGACTTCTTCCCTAGTGGAATCTGCATCGCATTCTCAACCTGCTCTGACCTCTGCACACCCCTTTCAGTGCACTGGAAGAGCACATTTTGGCTTCTGCTTTGACAGAATCCCGGCATACAAACCGTCCAAAGAAGACCAGCATCACGAACTCGATGACGTCAGCAAGACATCCATAAAGACTCTTCCATTCCCGgaagatgtaaaggataaactcTTTGAGCTTGTCAAGACAACGACGAGGAAAAAGGATATCGACAACATTGGTGCATACATTTCCAAACGTTTAGCTGCCAGAGCATGCGCAGAACTACCGAGAATATTACCCTCAG TTCTCCTCGATCGAGAATCTGAATCGCAACCGTTTGATGAGCAAAAGTATTCATCAAATCCGAAATTTAgagaatttgtaaatcTCTACAAGAATCGCTTTGGATCCAATGAACAAGCGCAAATTGAGCTTTCAGAAGCTGAAGATGCCAGGCACAAG AATGCACAAATTAGTTTCTCCCCTCAAATCGCAGTTGCATATACGGCTCACACATATTTTGGGCATTATGCAGTATTACTTCGTATATTCAGCGAG ATTAAAAAAAGAGTTCCGGATGCAAAAACAGGAAAATGGCTCTTTTACAACGCTGGACCAGGCTCAGCTATAGTGTACGTTGTTGGCACATTACAATCAGTTTTCAGGGCTGCAAATACCATATGGGATCTAAACAGTTCTACAGACGTCCTTATAGTTGAGGGTTCGGAAAATCTCTCAAAAGTTTGTCAACACCTTACTCCCg aaataaaaaatatccGGTACCAATATGAAGTTTATGAAAGTACAGAACTGTTCGATGTCGTCGTTCTTCCGTACTGCATGACCAACATTGGAGGAACGCAGTCCAGATCACTGCTAGTAAAGAACCTCTGGAACAGGCTTAATATAGGAGGAATGATG GTAATAGTTGAACCGGGTACACCGACTGGATTTAGAATAATCCATTCACTGAGGGAAATGTTTATATCGCAACTCAAAAAAGGCAACTTTCACTTTGTGGCACCGTGTCCACATGAAGGGATATGTCCCATGGCATTAACTGGAAGAGATTGGTGTCACTTTTCACAAAGGATCTTTAAAATCCCGCAttacatttacaaaaaGGGTGCAAAATCTAAAGCTATagaggatgaaaagtttTCATATATTGTGGTGAGGAAATCTTCTGGACCACGAGATACCTTTGACGATGAGAACCACGCAAAAACTACCGCTGAAAAATCGTATTTTTGGCCCAGAATAGTTCTG CCTCCCCTTAAACTCGGAAGGAGAGTCCTCATAGACGTATGCAGTGCTCCGCATAATTTCAAGAGACTAATCGTCCCAAAAAACAGTCCAGAATCCGGTGGATACAA GCATGCAAGAGATGCCATCTGGGGTGACTTGTGGAGATTTACGCAACGAGAAGAGAAGCCAATCGCAAGAGGATATACGTCCGATAATGTGAAGGAATACCTACTCAACAAGGAAGAAAGGGAAGTTGGAAGAAAAACGCCCAAAAAGGTGAATGAAAAACTAGAAAAACAAATAGAGGAAGAGATGATACGCAACTATTCTTCCTAA
- a CDS encoding glycerol-3-phosphate acyltransferase, putative (encoded by transcript BEWA_032350A): MMTITSSDFRVFNCYLFIKWLSSIVVRSIFTKITIIHEERLPLYGPVIVVGNHNNQFLDAALLIYAIPRQISFIIAAKTLKRKLIGTLASLAGCISVYRPEDLKYSGVGTITWENDSTVLVGKDTKFRVDLSIGDKIVFGPHRIPVRDIVSDTELILESPVPQTCSDKQHGEPFLIVPKVDQSEAYQAVSASLRYGNAIVIFPEGGSHDRTNLLPLKPGVALMAFNSLLDGAEDVVIVPVGLISNNLRNDQSYATIYYGNAITITKEDIEEFQVDRRATVSKILGQIETGLKHCMITAPNIRIKEWIDLCASLYPPERSLIPTSIAFELRQIISTIFWKHEDSPETQQLIEHLSGYQKRLDNSFLRDGEVWLLKQSLHSAILLLIENTVRLGCYVLMGLSFAPLWFPLYAISKVLAERHRIKALNNSSVKLDASDVVASYKMLVLIVIVPLFNFCYGFLLGLWLYVELKKILMVTLACMVTLPIFYYINLKYARKIPRLLRQLHVVPLIVIGKINTWRETERELITMRTELQLLVREFVHKMGPKVSETFLDDLGAVIPRVLVDADTSRLKRIKDHWMPIFVRDFSEIREEIL, encoded by the exons ATGATGACCATTACGTCCTCCGACTTTCGCGTCTTCAACTGCTACCTCTTCATCAAGTGGCTCTCCAGCATCGTCGTACGCTCCATTTTCACAAAGATTACCATTATACATGAAGAAAGACTGCCCTTGTACGGGCCTGTGATTGTAGTTGGGAACCACAACAACCAGTTTCTCGACGCAGCACTCTTGATTTACGCAATACCAAGACAAATTAGCTTCATCATTGCAGCAAAGACTCTCAAAAGAAAGCTTATTGGTACCCTGGCATCCTTAGCTGGCTGCATCTCAGTATACCGCCCAGAAGACCTAAAATATAGCGGAGTTGGAACAATCACATGGGAAAATGACTCCACTGTGTTGGTCGGGAAAGACACCAAATTCCGGGTGGATTTAAGTATTGGTGACAAGATAGTTTTTGGACCACATAGGATACCTGTGCGCGATATTGTTTCTGATACAGAATTGATACTAGAATCACCGGTCCCTCAAACATGCTCCGATAAGCAACATGGGGAGCCATTTTTAATTGTACCAAAGGTTGACCAATCAGAGGCATACCAGGCTGTTTCAGCATCCTTGAGATACGGTAACGCTATTGTGATTTTTCCAGAGGGTGGGTCACATGATAGAACAAACCTTCTCCCCCTGAAGCCTGGAGTTGCTCTCATGGCATTCAATTCCCTCTTGGACGGAGCTGAGGATGTCGTTATCGTTCCCGTTGGACTCATTAGCAATAACCTTCGTAATGATCAATCGTACGCAACAATTTACTATGGAAATGCTATAACTATAACAAAGGAGGATATCGAGGAATTTCAGGTGGATAGACGCGCAACAGTAAGCAAAATTTTGGGACAGATTGAAACAGGATTAAAACACTGCATGATTACAGCTCCTAATATCCGCATAAAGGAATGGATCGATTTGTGCGCGAGTCTATACCCACCAGAGAGGAGTTTAATTCCCACAAGCATTGCATTCGAGCTCAGGCAGATCATATCAACAATTTTTTGGAAACATGAGGATAGCCCTGAAACTCAACAACTGATTGAACATCTCTCTGGATATCAAAAGAGACTGGATAACAGCTTTTTGCGTGATGGAGAAGTATGGCTTTTGAAGCAGTCGTTGCACTCGGCAATATTGCTCCTTATTGAGAATACCGTTCGCCTTGGATGTTATGTTCTCATGGGCCTCTCCTTTGCTCCCCTGTGGTTCCCACTTTATGCTATATCAAAGGTGTTGGCTGAACGTCATAGGATAAAAGCCTTAAACAATAGCTCAGTAAAGCTCGATGCATCAGATGTGGTAGCTAGCTACAAGATGTTAGTTCTGATTGTGATTGTTCCGCTTTTCAACTTTTGTTACGGGTTTTTGTTAGGCCTTTGGCTTTACGTGGAACTCAAAAAGATTCTAATGGTTACCCTGGCATGCATGGTAACATTACCGATTTTTTATTATATAAACTTGAAGTACGCTAGGAAAATACCCCGATTGCTGAGGCAACTGCATGTTGTTCCCTTGATTGTGATTGGAAAGATAAATACATGGAGAGAGACAGAAAGAGAGTTAATCACTATGCGTACCGAACTTCAGCTACTG GTACGAGAATTTGTACACAAAATGGGTCCAAAGGTGTCTGAGACGTTTTTGGATGATCTTGGTGCCGTTATCCCCAGG GTTTTGGTGGATGCTGACACAAGTAGATTGAAACGAATAAAGGACCATTGGATGCCAATTTTTGTCAGAGATTTTTCAGAAATTAGGGAAGAAATTCTATAA
- a CDS encoding hypothetical protein (encoded by transcript BEWA_032330A): MARGKTVDVDIYRGYDGDDKIQYFNGRKCYTSNNGKVFISQVFGAGSTNYKQLIHTPEDGKVGTIKSQYYLQFVSQPSNETSLTVFYSKDDIKHETPLIVQFGENNYYITSDSTHWRSTGNIGVDHIKKKLDEQNCKRRGYHVIDISKTGNQPYPCPSSCNTATIAVSPLQRSDYSYYTHTIHGNIGELRENEKEQTGFNLIGRISNAYVYWSQWETKKPLLIYLSDGKWYKRKGLDESIWETVSTNRPGTLSDSTNISKILIEYYSPTVTINVGDGRGLEDRGSTTYKDQGSLGREETINITRHDIKLDEGSTEYTSFVNYVNDRPGFKTREIKHNSNTLDGIKPDYPLYAITAYYFGQDPSDEKKLLLVELKLSGGTTFKYYQKDKNGNNWTELNRGEKGTDRLQNKDLKDKLDALKREHVSDPPASGPSAGAKAGYSTAGVMTPLATAEAVNYTLDTGWSIIRRVLAIFTAVV, translated from the coding sequence ATGGCCAGAGGGAAAACTGTGGATGTTGACATTTACAGAGGTTATGATGGAGACGACAAAAttcaatattttaatggaagAAAGTGCTATACTAGTAACAACGGAAAGGTATTCATCAGCCAAGTATTTGGGGCAGGTAGTACCAACTACAAACAACTCATACATACTCCAGAAGACGGTAAAGTTGGAACCATAAAGAGTCAGTATTATCTTCAATTCGTATCTCAACCATCCAATGAAACTAGTTTAACTGTATTCTATAGtaaagatgatataaaacaTGAGACACCACTCATTGTTCAATTTGGTGAGAATAATTACTACATTACTTCAGATAGTACCCACTGGAGAAGTACTGGCAACATAGGCGTAGACCAtataaagaagaagttaGATGAGcaaaattgtaaaagaCGCGGTTATCATGttatagacatttccaAGACAGGTAATCAACCTTATCCTTGTCCAAGCAGTTGTAATACTGCTACAATTGCTGTATCACCTCTTCAAAGATCTGATTATTCGTACTATACACATACTATTCATGGTAATATTGGAGAATTaagagagaatgaaaaagaACAAACTGGATTTAATTTAATTGGTAGAATATCCAATGCATATGTCTATTGGTCACAATGGGAAACGAAAAAACCTCTCCTTATATATTTGTCCGATGGaaaatggtataaaagaAAAGGTCTGGATGAATCTATTTGGGAAACAGTATCTACAAATAGACCTGGTACTCTCTCCGACAGTACTAATATTtccaagattctcattGAGTATTATTCTCCTACAGTTACAATAAATGTTGGAGACGGAAGGGGTCTTGAAGATAGAGGTTCAACTACATACAAAGATCAGGGTTCCCTTggaagagaagaaactaTTAATATCACAAGACATGATATAAAACTAGATGAAGGAAGTACTGAATATACTAGTTTTGTTAACTATGTTAATGATAGACCTGGTTTTAAAACTAGGGAGATTAAGCATAATAGTAACACACTAGATGGTATAAAACCAGATTATCCTCTCTATGCCATTACAGCATACTATTTTGGTCAAGATCCTTCAGACGAGAAGAAGCTTCTCCTTGTTGAACTGAAATTAAGTGGTGGTACCACATTTAAGTACTATCAAAAGgataagaatggaaataacTGGACAGAACTTAACAGGGGTGAAAAAGGAACTGATAGGCTACAAAATAAAGATCTAAAGGATAAACTTGACGCTCTTAAGAGGGAGCACGTCTCTGATCCACCTGCATCTGGACCTTCTGCAGGAGCTAAAGCAGGTTATAGTACTGCAGGTGTAATGACTCCATTGGCCACCGCTGAAGCAGTAAACTATACACTTGACACTGGATGGAGTATAATTAGAAGGGTACTTGCAATATTCACTGCTGTTGTATAG
- a CDS encoding uncharacterized protein (encoded by transcript BEWA_032370A), whose amino-acid sequence MANRSEKKRNERERVLGKYYNLVALLSLVIWSLTFLKSLLSGTLPFTLFGCIWRIAIVLFGYSTSLSGIYSSLKLGVPFSLSNDLFIITTVVAVGSAFYDFFYKLFLVIPLYGLYKLSLFVYKWATTPGPELPPQEEPKQKVKYRKIRA is encoded by the exons ATGGCCAACCGGTCTGAAAAGAAGCGTAACGAAAGGGAACGAGTCTTGGGAAAGTATTACAATCTCGTAGCTTTGCTCTCTCTG GTGATTTGGTCTTTGACATTTCTAAAGAGCCTTTTGTCTGGTACGCTCCCATTTACACTCTTTGGGTGTATCTGGAGAATTGCCATTGTGCTATTTGGATATTCTACAAGTCTCTCTGGTATTTATAGCAGTCTCAAACTTGGTGTACCCTTTAGCCTGTCTAACGACTTGTTTATCATCACAACAGTTGTAGCTGTAGGCTCCGCGTTTTATGATTTCTTCTACAAACTATTTTTGGTCATTCCCCTGTATGGTCTATACAAATTATCACTCTTTGTCTACAAGTGGGCCACTACTCCGGGACCGGAACTACCTCCACAAGAAGAACCCAAACAGAAGGTGAAGTATAGAAAGATTAGAGCATAG
- a CDS encoding hypothetical protein (encoded by transcript BEWA_032390A) translates to MAQNGGLQKGAMFMAGLTLLQSLRVALTGAKFALDRFKIPQQHASSFINMVHNPMELATFTGMAIINIVLIWTDGCNGCKESFRYLAAFTNVTLCFSFILLLYAFTSGGQMGNLTSYYWAIVLASFIYGLNVATVMTVASTDASLFNVGIPISGIQVSVYYFVFTKLAERYNWSNVSYRIIFWQLIIAILISAASAIVWTIAYYPSGTAGANGDTKSASLSEGLPKAWSPILMAMVGMGGIYAFYPAIAPYKLTDVGTGYTIDLVVLFMSAVPGIIIAALCSFEGKGPDQEWKGQNINWNYIWFLAIPHITVMILCLVTLHYPDSGVAGSIKSSGLNAGIITVTLKFCEEGLKAVSYAGAGKQVGKYCSCNNNNCRDCQCCKTNYELCKDNCTCRDCTCKCCKDKDGGAISSFNTFTSQFLMIVLAFTGDGYLKTYSKYEHDRSKWPTKDYGFFKSLGYWTWNGMKVACKSVKSSFTKNVRCKVLGKSEALLIVYEDQEF, encoded by the coding sequence ATGGCACAGAATGGAGGACTTCAGAAaggcgccatgtttatggcagggctgactctgttgcagtctctccgtgtggctttaactggagcaaagtttgcacttgatagatttaaaattccgCAACAGCATgccagttcgttcattaacatggtccataatcctatggaactggcaacgtttactggaatGGCTATCATAAACATAGTACTCATTTGGACAGATGGCTGCAATGGCTGCAAGGAAAGTTTCAGGTACCTTGCCGCGTTTACAAACGTAACACTGTGCTTTTCCTTCATTCTACTCCTCTATGCATTTACATCTGGAGGTCAAATGGGAAATCTCACCTCCTACTACTGGGCTATTGTATTGGCTTCATTTATTTATGGACTGAATGTGGCCACTGTAATGACTGTGGCAAGTACAGATGCTTCCCTTTTCAATGTAGGAATTCCTATCTCTGGTATCCAAGTTTCTGTCTACTATTTCGTCTTTACTAAGTTGGCTGAGAGGTATAACTGGTCGAACGTCAGTTACAGGATTATATTCTGGCAGCTTATTATAGCAATATTGATTTCAGCAGCCTCTGCCATAGTGTGGACTATTGCCTATTATCCTTCGGGTACTGCTGGTGCTAATGGTGATACTAAATCTGCTTCTCTAAGTGAGGGTCTTCCAAAGGCTTGGTCTCCAATTCTTATGGCCATGGTTGGAATGGGTGGTATATATGCCTTCTACCCTGCCATAGCTCCTTATAAGTTGACTGATGTTGGAACCGGTTACACTATTGACCTGGTTGTTCTGTTCATGAGTGCTGTTCCTGGTATTATTATTGCAGCTTTATGCTCATTTGAAGGCAAAGGTCCAGatcaagaatggaaaggTCAAAATATTAACTGGAATTACATTTGGTTCTTGGCAATTCCGCATATTACCGTAATGATCTTGTGCCTTGTTACACTTCATTACCCTGATAGTGGAGTAGCTGGTTCCATCAAGAGTAGTGGTTTAAATGCTGGAATCATTACTGTAACcctaaagttttgtgaagAGGGGTTAAAGGCAGTGTCATATGCTGGAGCTGGTAAGCAAgtaggtaaatactgcagCTGCAACAACAATAACTGCAGAGACTGCCAATGCTGTAAAACCAACTATGAACTATGCAAAGACAACTGCACTTGTAGAGACTGTACCtgtaaatgctgtaaagacAAGGATGGTGGTGCTATCTCCTCTTTTAACACATTTACTTCACAATTTTTAATGATTGTCCTAGcttttactggagatggttacCTTAAGAcctattccaagtatgagcatgataggagtaaatggcctactaaGGATTATGGATTCTTTAAGTCCTTAGGATACTGGACAtggaatggaatgaaggtGGCATGCAAGAGCGTTAAGtcttcctttaccaagaatgttagatgcaaagttttgggtaaatCTGAGGCTCTACTAattgtctatgaagatcAGGAATTTTAG